A window of Bacillota bacterium genomic DNA:
CGAGAATTTTCTTGTTACTGCAAGCCCCGTTTTTAACCGCGGGCATGAGGTTTCTCATGTTGTCTGCAACGTCCGGAATCTGGAAGAACTGGGTTTTCTCGAGAGGGAGATTCAGTACCTCACCCTTCTGGAAAAAGGGCCTACCCCCTCGGCTGAATGGACCGCTTACAGAGAAGAACTGAAAGAAATTATTACCAGGAGCGCTGCGATGCGCAGTGTTTTGACATCGGCCCTGCGGGTTGCCCAGGTTGATTCGACGGTTTTAATCCTGGGGGAGTCCGGGGTCGGGAAAGACATGCTGGCGCGGCTTATTCACAGGGCCGGAAAGCGCCGGGACCGTCCTTTTGTTAAGATTTCTTGCGGCGCGATTCCTGAGAGCCTTTTAGAATCGGAGTTGTTCGGCTACGAAGGCGGAGCCTTTACAGGGGCCCGCAAAGAGGGAAAGCCCGGCCTGTTTGAACAGGCTGCGGATGGAACAATTTTTCTTGATGAGATCGGGGAACTTTCCCTGAATTTACAGGTAAAACTCCTTAATGTTTTGCAAGATCGAAATTTCCTGCGGGTTGGCGGGGTGAAACCGATTCCCACAAATGCGCGGGTGATCGCGGCGACCAACCGGGATCTGGAGGCCCAGGTAAAGGAGGGGGCCTTTCGCGCCGACCTCTATTACCGCCTGAGCGTAATCCCCCTGGTCATTCCCCCGTTGCGGGCGCGGCGGGGGGATATTTTACCCCTTGTCAGGCACTTCCAGGAGCTTTTTTGCAAGCGCTACGGTTTCAAAAGAAGAATCACCCCGGCT
This region includes:
- a CDS encoding sigma 54-interacting transcriptional regulator, whose translation is MKQVYYFHDDEGQPVRTWDLADSASPLQLLEASYDGLTVFDQQGQVVASSGIPFMEQAGTFFQNLVFQVVQSGKRVSALFQEGGENFLVTASPVFNRGHEVSHVVCNVRNLEELGFLEREIQYLTLLEKGPTPSAEWTAYREELKEIITRSAAMRSVLTSALRVAQVDSTVLILGESGVGKDMLARLIHRAGKRRDRPFVKISCGAIPESLLESELFGYEGGAFTGARKEGKPGLFEQAADGTIFLDEIGELSLNLQVKLLNVLQDRNFLRVGGVKPIPTNARVIAATNRDLEAQVKEGAFRADLYYRLSVIPLVIPPLRARRGDILPLVRHFQELFCKRYGFKRRITPAALNYLIRYDWPGNVRELQNVMEFLVVMTPGEVIDVEHLPEKIVENVQGGRVSPKAPVPEKARLKEALEEYERALISRALAEHETLREAAEYLGIDLSTLTRKKQKYGLARHEG